The following proteins come from a genomic window of Trifolium pratense cultivar HEN17-A07 linkage group LG4, ARS_RC_1.1, whole genome shotgun sequence:
- the LOC123882025 gene encoding ankyrin repeat-containing protein At5g02620-like: MVLYAQENKVSVEPLQDDNKPKLEIEPSEVTKILTKCCEFDNEIKLLSEAYHLVYGGPMNLLNDSSNLTEIKTPMNNTVLHIASLYGNDEIVTLIIEHAPKLLFKFNKNNDSVLHVAARGGHISTVKILLASYANFKKTDRAKAWLDYTGYEEELEDYDAMSNMEDILYFVTRENFQGNTMLHEAMLCGNKKNIDRDNNIFKICEIYNSNDRFGRSLSKCCYEYALDIVNLEKKSVLYIAVEKGDMDAVKLILEKSPKNDTKPEGLSPVVAAIMMAKKEMLSMILENKRTWIHSSDKDERLPLHYAASIGYVEGVDLLLHKCKCCTIQRDKYGYFPIHLASYGGYLEVVKKFLEYCPDPTEMLDNFYGQNILHVASNYGKHKVVKYILKSSQTHEYHKMINQQDKNGDTPLHLAARSCHPTVVYYLVNHKRVSLDLVNKNKETALDIVNLFDRSSLRQHLTWTALTSAGVKPSSTRLAHYIESKQSDSNSPKETEQDKDKNQNHVEESSQQNETEQTVDVNISSSSKKRNKDKYQPPPVDKFSYIFTYKENVPDYIQPKNLFTAKGSTAYKDRVETILLVSTLIVTASVAACFAVPGEAADGKANNLCHIMFQLFIIFITISLFSAISSTIILFWATIGLAELVTNSLNIVMPLLGIALISLSLAFMAGLYTVISELTWLANVFLFMTVTFVVVVIFLYMLLFVPSSSTNMPFRYISHYPYLFLASLAEHQIDDDQEGQSQQK, translated from the exons ATGGTGCTTTATGCCCAAGAAAATAAAGTTTCCGTGGAACCATTGCAAGACGATAACAAACCAAAACTTGAAATTGAACCCTCAGAAGTAACTAAGATCCTTACAAAATGTTGTGAATTTGACAATGAAATTAAATTGCTTAGTGAAGCATATCACTTGGTATATGGAGGTCCAATGAATTTGTTGAATGATTCCTCTAATTTAACAGAAATTAAGACTCCTATGAACAATACCGTGCTACATATTGCATCTTTGTATGGGAATGATGAAATTGTGACACTTATAATTGAACATGCTCCAAAACTTTTGTTcaaatttaacaaaaacaatGATAGTGTCTTACATGTTGCTGCAAGAGGTGGACACATCTCAACCGTTAAAATACTATTAGCAAGTTATGCTAATTTTAAAAAGACGGATAGAGCCAAAGCATGGTTAGATTACACTGGATATGAGGAAGAATTAGAAGACTATGATGCCATGTCAAATATGGAGGACATATTATATTTTGTGACAAGGGAGAATTTTCAAGGAAACACTATGTTACATGAGGCAATGTTATGTGGTAACAAGAAAAACATTGATAGGgataataatattttcaaaatttgtgaaatttacAATTCAAATGATCGGTTTGGGAGATCATTGTCAAAGTGTTGTTATGAATATGCATTAGATATTGTTAACCTTGAAAAGAAATCAGTGCTTTACATAGCTGTTGAGAAGGGAGACATGGATGCAGTCAAACTAATCTTGGAGAAATCTCCTAAGAATGACACTAAGCCGGAAGGATTATCGCCGGTTGTCGCAGCAATCATGATGGCTAAAAAAG AAATGCTAAGCATGATACTAGAAAACAAGCGAACTTGGATCCATTCAAGTGACAAAGATGAAAGGCTTCCACTTCATTACGCAGCATCAATAGGTTATGTTGAAGGTGTTGATTTATTACTTCACAAATGCAAATGTTGCACAATTCAAAGAGACAAATATGGATATTTCCCAATTCATTTAGCATCTTATGGTGGCTATTTAGAAGTAGTAAAGAAGTTTTTAGAATATTGTCCAGATCCAACAGAGATGCTCGACAATTTTTATGGACAGAATATTCTCCACGTTGCATCAAACTATGGAAAACATAAGGTGGTAAAATACATACTAAAAAGTAGTCAAACTCATGAATATCATAAGATGATAAATCAACAGGATAAAAATGGAGATACCCCTTTGCATCTTGCTGCAAGATCATGTCATCCCACAGTTGTGTACTACTTAGTTAACCACAAAAGAGTGAGTCTTGATTTGGTTAACAAAAACAAGGAAACAGCTCTTGACATTGTTAATTTATTTGATAGATCATCTTTGAGACAG CATCTTACATGGACTGCACTTACATCTGCTGGTGTAAAACCAAGTTCTACAAGATTAGCTCACTATATTGAATCCAAACAAAGTGATTCAAATTCACCCAAAGAAACAGAACAAGATAAagacaaaaatcaaaaccaTGTTGAAGAATCCTCCCAACAAAATGAAACAGAACAGACCGTTGATGTAAACATATCATCATCGTCAAAGAAGAGAAACAAGGACAAATATCAACCTCCTCCGGTAGATAAATTCTcatatatatttacatataaagAAAACGTCCCTGACTACATTCAACCAAAAAATCTCTTTACAGCAAAAGGCTCAACCGCATATAAAGATAGAGTAGAGACAATATTATTGGTTTCAACACTTATAGTAACAGCATCAGTAGCAGCATGTTTTGCTGTTCCAGGTGAAGCAGCAGATGGAAAAGCAAACAACTTATGTCATATAATGTTTCAACTTTTCATTATCTTCATAACAATATCATTGTTCAGTGCCATTAGTTCAACTATCATACTCTTTTGGGCAACAATTGGATTAGCGGAATTGGTAACTAACTCTCTCAACATTGTTATGCCACTTCTTGGAATAGCTCTCATTTCATTATCTCTGGCTTTCATGGCTGGTCTTTACACTGTTATCAGTGAACTTACTTGGTTGGCCAATGTGTTTCTTTTCATGACTGTGACTTTTGTTGtggttgttatttttttgtatatgcTACTTTTTGTTCCATCATCATCAACCAACATGCCCTTCAGGTACATTTCTCACTACCCTTATCTCTTTTTAGCATCACTTGCTGAACATCAAATTGATGATGATCAAGAAGGTCAATCGCAACAGAAATGA
- the LOC123924013 gene encoding beta-glucosidase 44-like isoform X2 encodes MLYFCFKTFGDRVKNWMTFNEPRVIAALGYDTGFFAPGRCSKEYGNCTAGNSGTEPYIVAHNLILSHASAVQRYRDKYQEKQKGRIGILLDFVWYEPLTRSKADNYAAQRARDFHIGWFIHPIVYGEYPRTLQNIVGNRLPKFTKEEVKIVKGSIDFVGINIYTTYYVYDPHQSKPKVPGFQMDWNAKFAYAKNGVPIGPRAYSSWLYNVPWGLYKALIYIKEHYGNPTMILSENGMDDPGNVTFAKGLHDTTRINYYKGYLTQLKKAVDDGANLVGYHAWSLLDNFEWRLGYTSRFGIVYVDFKTLKRTPKLSAYWFKQLLTKKK; translated from the exons ATGTTGT ATTTTTGTTTCAAGACATTTGGAGACAGAGTTAAGAACTGGATGACCTTCAATGAACCAAGAGTTATTGCTGCTCTTGGTTATGATACTGGCTTTTTTGCCCCTGGAAGATGTTCAAAAGAATATGGAAATTGTACAGCTGGAAATTCAGGAACTGAGCCTTACATTGTAGCTCACAATTTGATTTTGTCACATGCTTCTGCTGTTCAAAGATACAGAGACAAGTACCAG GAAAAGCAAAAGGGTAGGATTGGAATTTTGTTGGATTTTGTTTGGTATGAGCCTCTTACAAGATCAAAGGCTGATAACTATGCTGCTCAAAGAGCTAGAGACTTTCATATTggatg GTTCATTCATCCCATTGTTTATGGTGAGTATCCAAGAACCTTGCAAAATATTGTTGGGAATAGACTCCCAAAGTTCACTAAGGAAGAAGTGAAAATTGTGAAGG GATCCATTGATTTTGTTGGTATCAATATATATACTACTTACTACGTGTATGATCCTCATCAATCAAAACCAAAAGTCCCTGGCTTTCAAATGGATTGGAATGCAAAGTTTGCTT ATGCTAAGAATGGAGTACCTATTGGaccaagg GCATATTCATCTTGGCTTTACAATGTACCATGGGGTTTGTACAAAGCATTAATTTACATCAAGGAGCATTATGGAAACCCAACTATGATCTTATCTGAAAATG GCATGGATGATCCGGGTAATGTAACATTTGCCAAGGGATTGCATGACACCACAAGAATAAACTATTACAAAGGCTATTTAACTCAACTAAAGAAAGCTGTTGATGATGGAGCAAATTTGGTTGGATACCATGCATGGTCTTTGCTTGATAACTTTGAATGGAGATTAGGGTACACATCAAGGTTTGGTATTGTCTATGTTGATTTCAAGACTCTCAAGAGAACCCCTAAGTTGTCAGCATATTGGTTCAAGCAGCTACTCACCAAAAAGAAGTAA
- the LOC123924013 gene encoding beta-glucosidase 44-like isoform X1 translates to MVMLDSQHHECFYFMFLFFLVVVIGFVNGVAVPETVHLDTGGLSREVFPKGFVFGVATSAYQVEGMANKDGRGPSIWDVFIKKPGIVANNGTGDVSVDQYHRYKEDIDLMAKLNFDAYRFSISWSRIFPNGTGKVNWKGVAYYNRLIDYLLEKGITPYANLYHYDLPLALELKYNGLLSRNVVKDFADYADFCFKTFGDRVKNWMTFNEPRVIAALGYDTGFFAPGRCSKEYGNCTAGNSGTEPYIVAHNLILSHASAVQRYRDKYQEKQKGRIGILLDFVWYEPLTRSKADNYAAQRARDFHIGWFIHPIVYGEYPRTLQNIVGNRLPKFTKEEVKIVKGSIDFVGINIYTTYYVYDPHQSKPKVPGFQMDWNAKFAYAKNGVPIGPRAYSSWLYNVPWGLYKALIYIKEHYGNPTMILSENGMDDPGNVTFAKGLHDTTRINYYKGYLTQLKKAVDDGANLVGYHAWSLLDNFEWRLGYTSRFGIVYVDFKTLKRTPKLSAYWFKQLLTKKK, encoded by the exons ATGGTGATGTTGGATTCACAACATCATGAATGTTTCTATTTCATGTTTTTGTTCTTCTTAGTTGTTGTTATTGGGTTTGTTAATGGAGTTGCAGTGCCTGAAACAGTGCATTTGGATACTGGAGGGTTGAGTAGAGAAGTGTTCCCTAAAGGGTTTGTGTTTGGTGTTGCAACTTCTGCTTATCAAGTTGAGGGTATGGCCAACAAAGATGGTCGAGGTCCTAGTATTTGGGATGTTTTCATCAAAAAACCTG GGATTGTCGCAAATAATGGCACAGGAGATGTTTCTGTTGATCAATATCATCGCTACAAA GAAGATATAGATCTTATGGCAAAGCTAAATTTTGATGCTTACCGGTTCTCAATCTCATGGTCCAGAATATTTCCAA ATGGAACTGGCAAAGTAAATTGGAAAGGTGTAGCATACTACAACAGATTGATTGATTACTTGCTAGAAAAGG GCATTACTCCTTATGCAAATCTCTATCATTATGACCTTCCTTTAGCTCTTGAGTTGAAGTACAATGGGTTATTGAGCCGTAATGTTGT GAAAGATTTTGCGGATTATGCAGATTTTTGTTTCAAGACATTTGGAGACAGAGTTAAGAACTGGATGACCTTCAATGAACCAAGAGTTATTGCTGCTCTTGGTTATGATACTGGCTTTTTTGCCCCTGGAAGATGTTCAAAAGAATATGGAAATTGTACAGCTGGAAATTCAGGAACTGAGCCTTACATTGTAGCTCACAATTTGATTTTGTCACATGCTTCTGCTGTTCAAAGATACAGAGACAAGTACCAG GAAAAGCAAAAGGGTAGGATTGGAATTTTGTTGGATTTTGTTTGGTATGAGCCTCTTACAAGATCAAAGGCTGATAACTATGCTGCTCAAAGAGCTAGAGACTTTCATATTggatg GTTCATTCATCCCATTGTTTATGGTGAGTATCCAAGAACCTTGCAAAATATTGTTGGGAATAGACTCCCAAAGTTCACTAAGGAAGAAGTGAAAATTGTGAAGG GATCCATTGATTTTGTTGGTATCAATATATATACTACTTACTACGTGTATGATCCTCATCAATCAAAACCAAAAGTCCCTGGCTTTCAAATGGATTGGAATGCAAAGTTTGCTT ATGCTAAGAATGGAGTACCTATTGGaccaagg GCATATTCATCTTGGCTTTACAATGTACCATGGGGTTTGTACAAAGCATTAATTTACATCAAGGAGCATTATGGAAACCCAACTATGATCTTATCTGAAAATG GCATGGATGATCCGGGTAATGTAACATTTGCCAAGGGATTGCATGACACCACAAGAATAAACTATTACAAAGGCTATTTAACTCAACTAAAGAAAGCTGTTGATGATGGAGCAAATTTGGTTGGATACCATGCATGGTCTTTGCTTGATAACTTTGAATGGAGATTAGGGTACACATCAAGGTTTGGTATTGTCTATGTTGATTTCAAGACTCTCAAGAGAACCCCTAAGTTGTCAGCATATTGGTTCAAGCAGCTACTCACCAAAAAGAAGTAA
- the LOC123924316 gene encoding uncharacterized protein LOC123924316 — protein sequence MSPLHICAHLCSAANQLVVSCRHPASHESRLSLSSTRDSPSRNSWNEVIIARRQHVCSVPRSIEALTHEIERDPEMSHKEKIWTKMPQMRWLHKWHQLRANKDSIG from the exons atgaGCCCATTACATATCTGTGCACATCTCTGTTCCGCCGCGAACCAGCTAGTTGTGTCGTGCCGTCATCCCGCCAGCCATGAATCGCGTCTTTCACTCTCCTCTACGCGCGACTCTCCTTCAAGGAACA GTTGGAATGAAGTCATCATTGCACGAAGACAACATGTATGCTCTGTTCCCCGATCAATTGAAGCATTAACTCATGAGATAGAAAGGGATCCTGAG ATGTCTCATAAAgaaaagatttggaccaaaatGCCTCAAATGAGATGGCTGCACAAATGGCATCAACTCAGGGCTAACAAAGACAGCATAGGATAA